The nucleotide window CCTCGGCCCTCCTGCTTGAGCCAGAGGTGGTCATAGCCGATGAGCCGACAACTGCTTTAGATGTCGTTGTCCAGGCCCAGATCATCAACCTTCTGAAGAAGCTCAAGAAGGAGCTCGGTCTCTCCATGATATTCATCACCCACGACCTCAGCATCCTCGCCGAGATCAGCGACCGCGTTGCCATCATGTACGCCGGTAAGATCGTTGAGATTGGAGACAGCGAGAAGATCTACTACGAGCCGGCCCACCCGTACACCCAGAAGCTCCTCTCAGCCATACCGAGGCTCCACGAGGACATTGAGAGGCTTGAGTTCATTCCGGGACAGCCGCCTAACCTCATCAACCCGCCGAAGGGATGCCGCTTCAACCCGAGGTGCCCCTACGTTATGCAGGTCTGCAAGGAGCAGGAGCCCGAGCTGAAGGAAGTTGATAAGGACCACTACGCCGCATGCTGGCTGCTGTGAGGTGTGAGAAATGGCCGAGCCGGTACTTAAAGTTGAAAACCTCAAGAAGTACTTCCCCATCAAGAGGGGATTCATAGACACGATCAAGGGTGCCCCGCAGAAAAAGGTTCACGCCGTTGACGGCATAAGCTTCGAGATATACAAGCAGCAGGTCTTCGCCCTTGTCGGTGAGAGCGGCTGTGGTAAATCAACCACCGGAAAGCTCATCGTCAAGCTCCTCGAGCCAACGGACGGAAGGATATACCTCGAGGGCAACGACGTCACCCACGTCAAGACCAAGGAGGAGATACTCAACTACCGCAGGCACGTGCAGATGATATTCCAGGACCCATTCAGCTCGATGAACCCGAGGTTCAGGATATTCGACATCCTTGAGGAGCCGCTGCTCATACACGGCATCGGTGAGACCAAGGCCGAGCGCGAGGAACTCATCTACAAGGCCCTCGAGATGGTCAAGATAACCCCGCCGGAGGACTACGTCGGCAGGTTCCCGCACATGCTCTCCGGCGGTCAGAGGCAGCGTGTGGCTATAGCCAGGGCCCTCATCCTCAACCCGACCTTCGTCGTCGCCGACGAGCCTGTCTCGATGCTTGACGTGTCCATCCGTGCAGAGGTCCTCGAGCTGATGAAGGAGCTCAAGGAGAAGATGGGCGTCACCTACCTCTACATCACCCACGACATGTCCACCGCCAGGTACTTCGCCGACTGGATGGCGGTCATGTACCTCGGAAGAATAGTCGAGATGGGGCCGGTCGAGAAGGTCATCGACAACCCGCTCCACCCGTACACAAGGGCCCTCTTAGCGGCCGTTCCGGAGCCCAAACCGGAGCGCAGGAACGTTATCAAGGAGCTGCCCATTAAGGGTGAGGTTCCCAACGCCGTTGACATACCGCCCGGCTGTAGGTTCCACCCGAGGTGCATCTACGCCCAGAAGGGACTCTGCGACACCAAACACCCGCAGCTCGTCGAGTACGAGCACAACCACTTCGCCGAGTGTCATCTCGTCGGCAAGTACTGACCCCCTTCTTTTCTTTACTCTGGGTGATGCCGATGGGAACGTTCAGGGATGCCATGGAGTACCCTCTTCTCAAGGTCGGCCTGATAATGCTCGTCCTTGCCCTCGTTATATCCGCCGCTGGTTTTTACCGCGTTGGCAAGGTCTATTCCTCCAGTGGAACCCTGGGGGAGGGAATGCACTACCTGGGCGATGATAAGTTCGAGACCGAGTACCTGTACCACAACAGAACGCTGATCCTCTCCTCTTCGGGTGCCAACCTCTCCCTGATTCAAGGGACTGAAATGACCAACTACACGCTTGTGAACCGCGAGATAACGCTCCACCCGGGCGAGAGGCCTGTGATATATGTTTTTAACGGGAGCGTGAACTATACTTACAGCGCGACGGCCGTTGACTACCCCTACGCCATCTACTCTGTGGTGGCCTTCGTGCTGATGCTTGTAGGGGTCGTTATGGCCTTCATGGGCTACTCCCAGCTGCTGAGGGATGTGAAGGAGGGTAGGAGATGAGGGAGCTTGATTACAGCGCCGTCATTGAGAGGATAACCGGGTTCATAAGGGAGAGCGTTGATGGGGCCGGCGCCGAGGGCG belongs to Thermococcus camini and includes:
- a CDS encoding ABC transporter ATP-binding protein gives rise to the protein MAEPVLKVENLKKYFPIKRGFIDTIKGAPQKKVHAVDGISFEIYKQQVFALVGESGCGKSTTGKLIVKLLEPTDGRIYLEGNDVTHVKTKEEILNYRRHVQMIFQDPFSSMNPRFRIFDILEEPLLIHGIGETKAEREELIYKALEMVKITPPEDYVGRFPHMLSGGQRQRVAIARALILNPTFVVADEPVSMLDVSIRAEVLELMKELKEKMGVTYLYITHDMSTARYFADWMAVMYLGRIVEMGPVEKVIDNPLHPYTRALLAAVPEPKPERRNVIKELPIKGEVPNAVDIPPGCRFHPRCIYAQKGLCDTKHPQLVEYEHNHFAECHLVGKY